In the genome of Calothrix sp. PCC 6303, the window ATGCTACCGTTTTACAAATGTTTAAGAAATAAAACTGCCTAAATGGCAACATTACAAGCTTACACTTAAGTATCGTTAGTGATTAGTCAGACACTTTATTGGTTTCCCCCAACAATAGTGATAAAGGGTTATCTTTGGTTGCATCTTTCGATCTGAAACTAAATTAGGGACTTCCAATTAAATAATTATCCTATTTTCTATTGTGGAAGAGAGAAAAGTTGGTGGTGTCGGTTTCCGTCCCGCAAAACTTCCGAGTATCCCTCCCTACCTTTTCGGGCAAGACTTCGGCGTGAGCGCTCAGTCCTTACCTCCGGTACACTTCGTTCCGACAGGCTCAGGAACCATCGAACGCTGCCCAAACCACAGGATATTTTACTTTCTGGAAGTCCCTTAAGGACTAATTCTAAATCTCAAAACTAACTGCGACTGAAGCATCTACCAAAACTCAAAATCAATCACAACAGTAATTGCATAACTTGATCTGAATTTATCTTCTAGGCAAAACATCAACTTGCCTGATCACAGCAATTCTGTTTGTAAAACGATATCTAGTACAGAAGAAGTCAACTAACCCGTAGTTGTGACCCATTCTAAACCCGAAGTATTCCACTAAACTTGCATCTTCCGAACAATTATGGTCATACTCAGGATAGCAATTACACTACGTGGAGATTGATTGGATTTAAAAATAGTCGTAAAAATACGTGAAACTACGACTCAAAAGAAATATGTAGCACAAACCACCGCAAACCGGAAAAATATGTGCTATTTATAGCTTTTCAGGGCTTGACTTATTGCCGTTCTGAGTTACTCTTAAAGCGGAATCAGTGTTTGCAGCAACTTCCGATTGAGAAAAACAACAGTAAGGCAAAACTAGTTTCAGTGATTCTGTCCGATATTGTTAGTTCCCAAAGTGAATAGTTTGATACGGCAGCAAAAGTTCCTATGAACTACCTTAGATATATGTAGTTATTATGGAACCTTGTAGAATACATGGTACGAGTATTGTTTAGTGTACAATACCAGTTCATGAGAAAATCTAAAAAAAATCTAAAAGAACACAAAACCTATAGTGGTGTGAGGAGTTCATAAGTGTTTCTAAGACTAGCGCAGCAACATCGACAATTTGTCCAAGACTTGGTTATGAACCTACAAGCATTGGCAATTGTCCTCGAAAGAAGAGGTTATCCCGCATCGTGCTACACCTGTGGCGATCAAATGAATAGTGCTTCATTCATGGTTAGCTTAGGAGAGAATCATCTAATTCGGTTTCTGGTATCGGATTATGGGATTACTTGGACAGAAATGCGTGATGATCGTGAGTTGATGAAGTTAGAAGGCGCTGAAGCTG includes:
- a CDS encoding DUF1815 family protein codes for the protein MFLRLAQQHRQFVQDLVMNLQALAIVLERRGYPASCYTCGDQMNSASFMVSLGENHLIRFLVSDYGITWTEMRDDRELMKLEGAEAVNQLQELANIVKQSMQSNTSAKTLAKR